TGGTGGCCAGCCCCCAGGAGCTTTTGCCCCTGCTGGACGCCCCCCCCCGCCTCCCGCCCGGGGAGACGAGGAGCCTGTCATGAGCAAGCGTGTCCTGGTGGTGGACGACAACCCGGAGTTTCTGACCTTCATGTCCGAGGCCCTGGCCGACCAGGACCTGGAGGTGGAGGCGGCCGCGGATGTGCAGACCGCCGTGACCCTCATGGGGGCCAACCCCTTCGACCTCGTGGTCAGCGACAAGAACCTGCCCGGCACCAGCGGCACCGGCAGCGGCGGCATGGACCTTCTGCGCTACATCCGCAGCACCAGCCCTGCCACGGCGGTGATTCTGATCACCGGCGACGTCTCCCTGGAGGCGGCCATCGAGGCCATGCGGCTGGGGGCCTTCGATTTCGCCTGCAAGCCCATCTCGGTGGCCGACCTCAAGGCCAGGGTAGCCCGGGCCCTGGAATACCAGAACTTCCTGGACCCGGAGAAGATGATCGCCAT
Above is a window of Thermodesulfobacteriota bacterium DNA encoding:
- a CDS encoding response regulator; translated protein: MSKRVLVVDDNPEFLTFMSEALADQDLEVEAAADVQTAVTLMGANPFDLVVSDKNLPGTSGTGSGGMDLLRYIRSTSPATAVILITGDVSLEAAIEAMRLGAFDFACKPISVADLKARVARALEYQNFLDPEKMIAMYTVLHDSVLEILAQGDTANGEAKTRHLRTLDRRIDDIFAALKSWEQVIVQQMQALANVAFNVEQLKDLIPADHPAYPLVEAIESQVSHRL